Genomic DNA from Bacteroidota bacterium:
GCTATCAATATTTCAATTCACTCCTCCTGCCCAAGAGAGCCGTCCGTAAAGCGGCCAGGATGATCACGCGTCGACCGGTGATTGCAAGGAACTGGGAAATTCAATTCAGCGGCGAGCAGGGGAAGGAAGGACTAGCGTACTGGCTGCTTCGTCCGGGACTTCGCATTCACGAATACTATCCACCCGACTCCTTGCGCAGATTGCTGACTGAGTTTCACGCATCGCCGGATGCGGGGAAAGGGTACGCAGTTTCGATGCTGCTCACAGTCTCGTCATTTCTTGAGACGTATGGATAAGCGATTGAAATTGCTTATTGTCGGGATTGCGTGGCCGCCCGAGACATTTCTTGAAAGGCTTATTCACGGGTTGCTGCAACACGGCATTGAGATCACGATTGCGAGCAGCAAGAAGCCGGGACGCGACTTGCCACCTGGACTTACGTGGCTGAAGCTTCCATCGTCCGAGGCTCCGCCGCCGGTAGCTGCGGCAGAGACACTGTCCGGGGCTGTCCGCGCATTGCTTTTATCGCGTCGTGATTTCGGCAAGTTGTCTTCTTCAACAACCGGAATCGCTGCGTCACGATTCTTCCTTCCATTCGCAGGTGGAAAGTGGGACGTCATCTACTTCCCGTGGAACTCGGCAGCGGTGGAGTATCTTCCGTTGTTCGATCTCGGACATGCAACTGTCGTGAGTTGTCGCGGAGCGCAGATCAACATAGCTCCCCACAACCCGGAGCGGGCCTCGATACGTCAGGGTCTTGAAGAGACTTTCAGGAAAGCTGCTGCCATACATTGTGTGTCCGAGGCCATCATGCATGAAGCGATGAAGTACGGCCTTGATGCACGCAAAGCTCATGTTATCAGGCCCGCGGTGGATGCTGACTTTTTTTCTCCTGACAGAGAGGGCCGTCGGACGATGGATTCTCTGCGAGTCGTAACAACCGGGTCATTGATTTGGAGGAAAGGATTCGAGTATGCGTTGCAGGCTGTTCAATCGGCAAAGAAGGCAGGGGTTGCGATCCGCTTCGATGTCATCGGCGACGGACCCGAACGACAAAGAGTAGTGTACACAATTCACGATCTTGGACTGCATGCTGATGTCCGGCTGTTGGGGAGTCAGAACAGTGAATCGGTTCGTGAACATCTCAGGAACGCCGATGTATTTCTTCTTTCAAGCCTGAGCGAAGGAATCTCCAACGCAGCACTGGAGGGGATGTCATGCGGGCTGCCCGTCGTGACAACGGAATGCGGCGGCATGCGTGAAGCGGTTGACGACGGAGTTGAAGGGTTCGTTGTGCCGGTACGGGACCCGGAGGCAATGGCAGATGCGTTGGTCAAGCTTGCAGACGATGAGGGCTTGCGGAAGAGGATGGGCGGGAATGCCCGTGCACGGATTGAGCAGGCGTTTTCGATTCGTGATCAGATTGGGAAGTGGTTGAGTCTTCTTGAGCATGCCCGATCACGCGTCGGCACAGAGAGGGCGGCAGCGTGATGAGGGGAGACATGTTGATGCTGCGTATGCAGACCTCGCCTCACACACCTCTCTTAGCAAGAAAGGCTTTTTCCGGTGTGTCCTGAATGAGCATTGTGCTGGTTGTACAGAGTTTTCCGAAGCTGTCGGAGACGTTTATTTTCAGGAAGTTTGCCGGTTTGCTGAGGAAAGGGTGGGATGTTCATGTTGTATGCAATGAGTCGGATGTCGCGGAATGGTTACACTTTGTGGAGGGAGTTCACCGCGGAGACGCGGAGAACGTGGAGGGAAAACCCTCTGCATCTCAGCGGTCAGAATCACGTAGGTCCCGTGTACATACAGGATGGCCTCACACACCTCACTGGCTTGCCGGTATGTTGATTCCCTTCGCGATGATCCACTGTCTCGCAAAGAATCCTGCCGGAACAATCCGTTATCTCCGTCTCGGATGGAAGCAGTCGGGCATCGGCGTTCTTAAGAAACTCTACACGGATCGTCCGATTATTTGTCTGAACCCCGATGTCGTGCACTTCGAGTTCGGCGCGTTGGCTGTCGGGCGCATGCATCTCAAGGAGTTGCTGCAGTGCCGGATTGTGGTGAGCTTCAGGGGGTACGATTTGAATTTTACAGGACTTGCCGCAGGGCGAAACTCCAGTTTCGCTTCCACAGGTTTGACAGGACCGATTCAGGAGAATCGGGTTACGGCTGCCGGGCCGATTCTGGAGAATCGGGTTACGGCTGTAGGGCCGATTCAGGAGAATCGGGCTACGGCTGTAGGGTCGATGCAGGAGAATCGGGTTACGGTTGCCGGACCGATTCAGGAGAATCGGGGTACGGCTGCCGGACCGATTCTGGAGAATCGGGGTACGGCTGCTGGGCCGATTCTGGAGAATCGTGCCACGGCTGCTGGGCCGATTCTGGAGAATCGTGCTACGACTGCCGGACCGATTCTGGAGAATCGGGTTACGGCTGCTGGGCCGATTCAGGAGAATCGGGTTACGGCTGTAGGGCCGATTCTGGAGAATCGGGTTACGGGCGATGGTGCTAAATATTATCACGACGTGTGGGATAAGGCGGATGTCATTCATCTGCTCGGAAACGACCTGTGGCGGCGGGCGCAGGAGCGAGGGTGCCCGCCGGCAAAACGCCACGTTCTGATTCCTCCGGCAATTGATCCCGAGATGTTCAATCCGGGTGATCGAAGTCATCAGGGTGTTGCAGGTACCACCGAACGACCTGTCCGGATTCTGAGTGTCGGACGTCTTGAGTGGAAGAAGGGATACGAGTATGCGCTGCGTGCCGTCCGGCAATTGGTTGACAGGGGCGTTTCTGTAGAGTACCACATAGTCGGCAGCGGGGCATATTTAGAAGCCCTGACTTTTGCCCGCTACGAAATGGGACTTGAGCAAGTTGTGCATTTCGACGGTGCCCTGTCACCTGATATCGTGCGCGACAAAATGAATTGGGCTGACCTGTTGCTTCACGCCGCAGTGTCTGAAGGGTTCTGTAACGCAGTGATGGAAGCACAAGCGATGAAGTTGCCTGTGGTGTGTTCGGACGCGGGTGGGTTACCGGAAAACGTTGTGGACGGGGTAACGGGGTTTGTTGTTGTTAGACGTAACCCGGATGCGCTTGCAGAAAAGATCGAAATCCTCGCCCGCGATGCGGGGTTGCGGCAACGGATGGGGGAGGCAGGGCGTGAGCGTGTTCGACGATTTTTCCGGATTGAGAATCAGATAGCAGCGTTTGAAGAGATGTACCGCCAAGTAGAGCGACTTGCCGGAGTCGCTCAATTCAGCAACCCGGCCGCCTCAGGCCAGACAGAGGAGTATGTTATTCCCGGGCTGTCCCGCCAACCAAGTACAAACGAGGCGCAGTGAATGACACCATCACGGCGCTCAGTGAAATTCGCGGGACCACACCATGTCCCGACTGCGTCGGGGCACCTCCGCCAGAGGCGGACAGGCCTCTCCCCAGCGCTGATGCTTCCGCACAGAGGGGAATAATTGATTGAACGCAGCAAACAGAATCCTCGGATAACACATTCCCCTCTGTGGGTGAGCAAGTGTGAAAGCGAGAGGGGAAGCAGAAGGCTTGCCCGCCGTGGTGTACCTTCTTGACCGCCGATTCCTTTGGCGGTGTGGCGGGGGTGTGTATCAAGAGCCATTCGTTACACCCCGTGTTGTACCCCTTCTTGACCGCCGATTCTTTTGGCGGTTTGGCGGTGTGTGTGTTGAAAGTGCATCACGATGAAACGACAGCGACTTCGTTACAACCCAAAACTGACGGAGAAGGCGCGAGCGCTTCGCAATGAAAGCACTCTCGCTGAAGTGCTGCTGTGGAATCAGTTGAAACGCAAACAGATGCGCGGCTATGATTTTCATCGTCAAAAACCGATTGACCGGTACATAGTGGATTTTTTCTGCCAGAAATTGATGCTTGCGATAGAAATCGACGGAACAAGTCATATGTTCCGGGGGGAGCGTGATGCGAAGAGGCAAGAACGGCTGGAATCGTTGGGTGTGCATTTTCTGAGGGTTGATGATCTGGATGTGAAATTCCGGATGGATGATGTGTTGAAGATGATTGAACAATGGATTGATGGACACACAAAGAAGTGAAATTCGCGGGACCACACCCCGTCATCCCGACTACCGTCGGGGCACCTCCGCCAGAGGCGGACATGCCTCTCTCCAGCGCTGATGCTCCCGCACAGAGGGGAATAATTGATTGAACGCAGCAAACAGAAATCCGCGGATAACACATTCCCCTCTGTGTGTGAGCAAGTGTGAAAGCGAGAGGGGAAGCAGAAGGGGTGTGTATCAAGAGCCGCATTGCACACCCCATCCGACTGCGCAAAAAGAGTGCTTTGTCGGACACTCCGACTGCACAAAAAGAGTGCTTCGTCGGACACTCCGACTACACAAAAAGAATGCTTCGTCGGATACCTCCGCCAAAGGCGGACAGGCCTCTCTGGCACACGGGCCCGCGCACAGAGGGGAATATTGGTCAAGCGCAGGAAACAATTCATTTGCCCAATAACACAACGAACATAACACTCATCTGGTTTGGCAAAGGCGAACCTGCACCCGCGTGGCCGCTTGGCGACACGCTAACCGCGGACGCCACGGCTCCATCGGTTGCTTCGCTCATCGAGCAGAGCCTTCACGCCTCACAATCCGATGCCTGGCTCTTCTGGGACAGCGCGTTGGGAACTCCCGACCCTAAGCGCATAGTCGAGGCGATGGAGCGACCGGGAGACGTGTGGCATGCCGGAGTGAGGTTGGGCATGGGCGGACTCCCTTCATCAATTGACTATGTGAACCCGACCTGGATGCTCAATCGGGATCCCGATCCGGCAATCGAGGCGACATCATGGCGTCTCACGTGGCGATGCTGTCTGATACAGACGAATGTCTTGCGTCAGATGGGCGGTGTGGATTCCCGCTTTCAATCGCTCGACGCTGCCATGCTGGAGTTGGGGCACCGATGCGTGACCCGCGGAGTGATGACACGGCATCTCCCGTGGCTTGCCCCCGCCGGCGCAACGGCTTCAACGCCTGAGCTCGGATGCGAGGACGAGTTCCGGTTCATCTCCTACCGGTTCGGAATCAAGTGGTTGACGTGGGCTTTTTGGAGAACGATCATGCAGGGGAACGTCCCGCGTACAGCCGCATTGAAAGCCTTTCTCCGCGTTCGCCGCGAGCAACGTCCCGTAACACCGACCCCGTATAGACAAGAGCCGGTGAGCCGTAACGGCATTGCGTCCGATGCAAAAGTGAGTATCATCATCCCGACAGTTGACCGGTATCCGTATTTGCAATCCCTGCTTGCACAGCTCGGAACCCAGACTGTTCGTCCCTATGAAGTGATTGTCATTGATCAGACAGAAGCAACACATCGCCGGACGGATTTCGGGCAGTTGTTCCCCGATCTACCGCTTACCGTGTTGTACAGAGATGAGGCCGGCCAATGCAGTTCCCGCAATGCAGGCCTGCAACAATCAACGGGTGACTATATCCTGTTTTTGGATGATGACGACGACAACCTTCCGGCGACTCTGATCGAATCCCATCTGAAAACTCTTCATGAGTTTCGTGCGGACGTTTCATCGGGAGTGGTTCAGGAAGTCGGCATCGAGCGCCTGCCGGATGAATTCACGTTGTTGCGCATCTCTGATGTGTTCCCAACGAACAATACATTGCTACGGCGCGAGGTTCTGCACACATCGGGGTTGTTTGATCTTGCATATGAAAAAGGGGTCAGGGCTGATGGAGACCTTGGAATGAGAATCTATCTCACCGGCGCGTTGATGATTCTGAACCCTGAAATATCCTTGGTGCATCACAGGGCCCCATCGGGCGGCCTGCGAAAGCACAAGGCCCGCGTTGTAACGTATGCGGCGAGCAAGAAGAGTTTGACGGTACGCCAT
This window encodes:
- a CDS encoding glycosyltransferase family 4 protein, whose protein sequence is MDKRLKLLIVGIAWPPETFLERLIHGLLQHGIEITIASSKKPGRDLPPGLTWLKLPSSEAPPPVAAAETLSGAVRALLLSRRDFGKLSSSTTGIAASRFFLPFAGGKWDVIYFPWNSAAVEYLPLFDLGHATVVSCRGAQINIAPHNPERASIRQGLEETFRKAAAIHCVSEAIMHEAMKYGLDARKAHVIRPAVDADFFSPDREGRRTMDSLRVVTTGSLIWRKGFEYALQAVQSAKKAGVAIRFDVIGDGPERQRVVYTIHDLGLHADVRLLGSQNSESVREHLRNADVFLLSSLSEGISNAALEGMSCGLPVVTTECGGMREAVDDGVEGFVVPVRDPEAMADALVKLADDEGLRKRMGGNARARIEQAFSIRDQIGKWLSLLEHARSRVGTERAAA
- a CDS encoding glycosyltransferase family 4 protein, with translation MSIVLVVQSFPKLSETFIFRKFAGLLRKGWDVHVVCNESDVAEWLHFVEGVHRGDAENVEGKPSASQRSESRRSRVHTGWPHTPHWLAGMLIPFAMIHCLAKNPAGTIRYLRLGWKQSGIGVLKKLYTDRPIICLNPDVVHFEFGALAVGRMHLKELLQCRIVVSFRGYDLNFTGLAAGRNSSFASTGLTGPIQENRVTAAGPILENRVTAVGPIQENRATAVGSMQENRVTVAGPIQENRGTAAGPILENRGTAAGPILENRATAAGPILENRATTAGPILENRVTAAGPIQENRVTAVGPILENRVTGDGAKYYHDVWDKADVIHLLGNDLWRRAQERGCPPAKRHVLIPPAIDPEMFNPGDRSHQGVAGTTERPVRILSVGRLEWKKGYEYALRAVRQLVDRGVSVEYHIVGSGAYLEALTFARYEMGLEQVVHFDGALSPDIVRDKMNWADLLLHAAVSEGFCNAVMEAQAMKLPVVCSDAGGLPENVVDGVTGFVVVRRNPDALAEKIEILARDAGLRQRMGEAGRERVRRFFRIENQIAAFEEMYRQVERLAGVAQFSNPAASGQTEEYVIPGLSRQPSTNEAQ
- a CDS encoding DUF559 domain-containing protein, whose protein sequence is MKRQRLRYNPKLTEKARALRNESTLAEVLLWNQLKRKQMRGYDFHRQKPIDRYIVDFFCQKLMLAIEIDGTSHMFRGERDAKRQERLESLGVHFLRVDDLDVKFRMDDVLKMIEQWIDGHTKK
- a CDS encoding glycosyltransferase family 2 protein encodes the protein MPNNTTNITLIWFGKGEPAPAWPLGDTLTADATAPSVASLIEQSLHASQSDAWLFWDSALGTPDPKRIVEAMERPGDVWHAGVRLGMGGLPSSIDYVNPTWMLNRDPDPAIEATSWRLTWRCCLIQTNVLRQMGGVDSRFQSLDAAMLELGHRCVTRGVMTRHLPWLAPAGATASTPELGCEDEFRFISYRFGIKWLTWAFWRTIMQGNVPRTAALKAFLRVRREQRPVTPTPYRQEPVSRNGIASDAKVSIIIPTVDRYPYLQSLLAQLGTQTVRPYEVIVIDQTEATHRRTDFGQLFPDLPLTVLYRDEAGQCSSRNAGLQQSTGDYILFLDDDDDNLPATLIESHLKTLHEFRADVSSGVVQEVGIERLPDEFTLLRISDVFPTNNTLLRREVLHTSGLFDLAYEKGVRADGDLGMRIYLTGALMILNPEISLVHHRAPSGGLRKHKARVVTYAASKKSLTVRHLPNPTEAYLAYRYFSPRQVGESIRLRVLGTLFMEGSAAKRILRLFVGIIRLPATSARIKNKYVAGRAMLTEYPQVARLSVDRTLSSGKNLQRILEAH